Proteins from a single region of Limnothrix sp. FACHB-406:
- a CDS encoding mechanosensitive ion channel domain-containing protein, giving the protein MAALQVAWSQITQAPLFRLGTTPITIGWMIQVALLLMLVSLFTKGLRQLLKNIILKRLGMSEGTRGAVAILFSWSMGALGYVLVLQAMGLQLESFALVVSGLGVGIGLGLKELTKNWASGLTLLGERKLKVGDLIEFNNKLGYIQDISIRSTVIRTFRGSELIVPNSELTNRMVENWSYQDCQSRIEIPLKVVPTSDLSVVTEILLAAAFTHSHILRSPPPKVMFQGFQESSISLELWAWVDRVDQRAGIRSALHFAIAHGLRQHQIQLAPTLPHWVAAESEPSAAEAGAIAPATIPNEPLKDLLRSIDYFQSFTPLEIEFLIQLGYRRQLTTAEILYQQGDGAHEFCIVLKGAIEAIFENQRISRRLFSFTEGEFFGELPLMLNVPYPTTMRAAEPTELFLIHRDGFQLLLNNHPHLLEVISQAMGDRQDVLESYRHHLETAGLLEDSEPKSLMARFQNQLRQWVSHWSA; this is encoded by the coding sequence ATGGCTGCTTTACAAGTTGCTTGGTCGCAAATTACACAAGCTCCCCTTTTCAGGTTGGGAACCACCCCGATCACGATCGGGTGGATGATTCAAGTGGCGTTGCTGCTGATGCTGGTGAGTCTATTCACCAAAGGCCTGCGCCAACTGCTGAAAAACATCATCCTAAAACGCTTGGGCATGAGCGAAGGAACCCGTGGAGCGGTCGCTATTTTGTTTAGCTGGAGCATGGGCGCTCTGGGTTATGTGCTGGTGCTCCAAGCCATGGGATTACAATTAGAATCCTTTGCTTTGGTGGTCAGTGGCCTAGGCGTTGGCATTGGTTTGGGATTGAAGGAATTAACCAAAAACTGGGCCAGTGGTTTGACCCTGTTGGGTGAGCGAAAACTCAAAGTCGGGGACTTGATTGAATTTAATAATAAGCTGGGCTACATCCAAGATATTTCGATTCGTTCAACTGTGATTCGCACGTTTCGTGGGTCGGAATTAATTGTACCCAACAGCGAATTAACAAATCGAATGGTTGAAAATTGGAGTTATCAAGATTGCCAAAGTCGGATTGAAATTCCCTTAAAAGTAGTTCCGACTAGCGATCTTTCAGTCGTGACAGAAATTTTGCTGGCGGCGGCTTTTACTCACTCACATATTTTGCGATCGCCCCCACCCAAGGTGATGTTTCAAGGCTTTCAAGAAAGCAGCATCAGTTTAGAGCTGTGGGCCTGGGTCGATCGCGTTGATCAACGTGCTGGCATTCGCAGTGCTCTCCACTTTGCGATCGCCCATGGTTTGCGGCAACATCAGATTCAGCTTGCACCAACCCTTCCTCATTGGGTTGCGGCCGAGTCGGAACCCTCAGCGGCCGAGGCCGGGGCGATCGCTCCGGCAACTATTCCCAACGAACCCCTCAAAGACCTGCTGCGGTCGATCGACTACTTCCAAAGTTTCACCCCCCTGGAAATTGAATTTTTGATCCAATTAGGCTACCGGCGGCAATTAACAACGGCCGAAATTCTTTATCAGCAAGGGGATGGGGCTCATGAATTTTGCATTGTTTTAAAAGGGGCGATCGAAGCCATTTTTGAAAATCAACGCATTAGCCGCCGGTTGTTTTCCTTCACAGAGGGTGAATTTTTTGGTGAACTGCCGCTGATGTTGAATGTGCCTTACCCCACCACCATGCGAGCGGCGGAACCGACCGAACTTTTTTTGATTCACCGTGATGGGTTTCAACTACTTCTGAATAACCATCCCCATTTGTTGGAGGTGATTTCGCAGGCCATGGGCGATCGTCAAGATGTGTTGGAAAGCTATCGCCACCATTTAGAAACAGCGGGTCTCTTGGAAGATTCGGAACCGAAAAGCCTAATGGCTAGATTTCAGAACCAACTTCGCCAATGGGTTAGTCATTGGTCTGCTTAA
- a CDS encoding serine/threonine-protein kinase gives MVTLSVGQLLDRRYRIVEILSSGAFGQTYLAADLRRPGLPHCIVRQFQFPSKNSKALQVVQLLFKKKAETLEKLGTHDRIPQLLACFEQEGQLFFIEELIQGQTIAEELKANQPQPEEYVVRFLQDTLEVLDFVHKNGVIHRNLRPETLIRRTIDGRIVPIEFGLIQEIANPSARADAITPPPSPDSVVYMSPEQLQGNPLYNSDLYAVGMICVQALTGLSPNALPKPKDNNGDRPPHLDWPNHGQINPGLISLIERLISPYFDRRYQSAADALRDLQELYGLSMGSGVNLSGAGMSGLRARLASSSQNSPAHSEAQEAAKRRWPDRRLWLGVAIAVVGLGFGALLLAGPLRSRYWVDRGSDQLKAENLEEAIANYSQALQVDANNAEALYRRGAAYEEIGEYQKAIADLDRAIRLRPKHAPSYFQRANARYRLSDARAAIEDYDRALTYDPNLVQAYLNRGNVRGDIGDDKGAIEDYNRVIAAKGVPARLLAPAYLNRGLSRSNLDDQQGAIDDATKAIQLNPSYALAYQNRGLAHRRAGNLQAALQDFNIAIQLQPDDPDPYYNRGLTRWDLGEVEGTIEDFNKAIELRPEHALVYYDRGVARLKQGDQTGALTDFQQSAKLCIDEGRLGCYRDAQYQIQQIQAGKLPTDLKLSDEEEPEAPPPEPSPAASPPPP, from the coding sequence ATGGTGACGCTCTCAGTCGGTCAACTTCTCGACCGACGCTATCGGATCGTAGAAATCCTGTCGTCCGGAGCGTTCGGGCAAACTTACCTGGCTGCGGACTTGCGCCGACCGGGCTTGCCCCACTGCATCGTGCGGCAATTCCAATTCCCCAGTAAAAATTCCAAAGCGCTGCAAGTGGTGCAGTTGCTGTTTAAGAAAAAAGCAGAAACCCTCGAAAAGCTGGGCACTCACGATCGAATCCCGCAGCTTTTGGCCTGCTTTGAGCAGGAGGGACAACTTTTTTTCATTGAGGAACTGATCCAGGGGCAAACCATCGCCGAGGAGCTGAAGGCCAATCAGCCCCAACCGGAAGAGTATGTGGTGCGTTTCCTGCAAGATACGCTGGAAGTGCTGGATTTTGTCCACAAAAACGGGGTCATTCACCGTAATTTGCGGCCCGAAACCCTGATTCGCCGCACGATCGATGGGCGAATTGTCCCGATCGAATTTGGCTTGATTCAAGAAATTGCCAATCCCTCAGCCCGGGCTGATGCGATCACGCCGCCCCCTTCGCCGGATTCGGTGGTTTACATGTCGCCGGAACAGTTGCAGGGCAACCCGCTCTACAACAGCGATCTCTACGCGGTGGGGATGATTTGCGTCCAAGCCCTGACCGGGTTATCGCCCAATGCCCTGCCCAAACCCAAAGACAACAATGGCGATCGCCCGCCCCATTTGGATTGGCCCAACCACGGGCAAATTAACCCCGGACTGATTTCCCTAATTGAGCGGCTGATTTCTCCCTACTTCGATCGCCGCTATCAGTCAGCCGCCGATGCCCTGCGGGATTTGCAGGAACTCTATGGCCTGTCCATGGGCAGCGGGGTGAATCTCAGCGGCGCGGGCATGAGCGGCCTGCGGGCCCGGCTGGCCAGCAGCAGCCAAAACTCCCCCGCCCACAGCGAGGCCCAGGAAGCGGCCAAACGCCGTTGGCCCGATCGCCGGTTGTGGTTGGGGGTGGCGATCGCGGTGGTGGGTTTGGGGTTTGGGGCCTTGTTGTTGGCGGGGCCCCTGCGATCGCGCTATTGGGTCGATCGCGGCAGTGACCAACTGAAGGCCGAAAACTTGGAAGAGGCGATCGCCAACTACAGCCAAGCCCTCCAGGTGGATGCCAACAATGCGGAAGCGCTCTACCGACGGGGAGCCGCCTATGAGGAAATTGGGGAATATCAAAAGGCGATCGCGGATTTAGATCGGGCCATTCGCCTGCGGCCCAAACATGCCCCCAGCTATTTCCAACGGGCCAACGCCCGCTACCGTCTCAGCGATGCCCGCGCCGCGATCGAGGACTACGATCGGGCCCTGACCTACGACCCCAACTTGGTGCAGGCTTATTTGAACCGGGGCAACGTTCGGGGCGACATTGGCGACGACAAAGGGGCGATCGAGGACTACAACCGTGTGATTGCGGCCAAGGGAGTGCCGGCCCGCCTCCTGGCCCCCGCCTATCTGAATCGGGGCCTATCGCGATCGAACCTGGATGACCAACAGGGGGCGATCGACGATGCCACCAAAGCAATTCAACTGAACCCCAGCTATGCCCTGGCCTACCAAAACCGCGGCCTAGCCCATCGGCGGGCCGGCAACCTCCAGGCCGCCCTTCAGGACTTCAACATTGCGATCCAACTACAACCAGATGACCCAGACCCCTACTACAATCGGGGGCTAACCCGTTGGGATTTGGGCGAAGTGGAAGGCACGATCGAAGACTTCAACAAGGCGATCGAGCTGCGGCCAGAACATGCCCTGGTTTATTACGATCGGGGCGTGGCTCGGCTCAAGCAGGGCGACCAAACCGGCGCACTCACCGACTTCCAACAATCGGCCAAGCTGTGCATCGACGAAGGCCGTTTGGGTTGTTACCGTGATGCCCAGTACCAAATCCAACAGATCCAAGCGGGCAAACTGCCCACCGATCTCAAATTGTCCGATGAGGAAGAACCCGAAGCCCCACCACCCGAACCCAGCCCCGCCGCCAGCCCGCCGCCCCCCTAG
- a CDS encoding alkene reductase — MSSSPQLLSPFTFGDLTLKNRVVLAPLTRARAGVERLPNALMAEYYAQRSSAGLLISEAAVVSEQGIGWQNSPGIYNDAQTEAWKQVTQAVHDRDSKIFLQLWHCGRASHSSFRADESLPVSASAIAISNDHIHTPTGKHPYETPRALETDEVAAVVEDYRRAAERAKAAGFDGVEIHAANGYLIDQFLQSKTNQRTDRYGGSLENRYRFLSEIVAAVITVFPSDRVGVRLAPNGIYNDMGSPDYRETFTYAAQQLNALNLGYLHVMDGLAIGFHNLGEPMTLSEFRSVFSGPLMGNCGYTQETAEAAIASGNADLIAFGRPFISNPDLVERFAHDWPLAPEAPLEVWYAFDEKGYADFPAYQAS; from the coding sequence GTGAGTTCATCTCCTCAGCTTCTAAGTCCTTTCACGTTTGGTGATTTAACCCTCAAAAATCGCGTGGTTTTGGCTCCCCTAACCCGCGCCCGTGCAGGGGTGGAGCGCCTGCCCAATGCCTTGATGGCGGAATATTATGCCCAGCGATCAAGTGCTGGCCTTTTGATTAGCGAAGCCGCCGTCGTTTCTGAGCAGGGCATTGGTTGGCAAAACTCTCCCGGCATTTACAACGACGCTCAAACGGAAGCCTGGAAACAGGTCACCCAAGCAGTACACGATCGGGACAGCAAAATTTTCTTGCAACTGTGGCACTGTGGCCGCGCTTCCCACAGCAGTTTCCGCGCCGATGAGTCGCTGCCGGTTTCGGCCTCCGCGATCGCCATCAGCAACGACCACATCCACACCCCCACGGGCAAACACCCCTACGAAACCCCGCGCGCTCTGGAAACCGACGAGGTGGCGGCAGTGGTGGAAGACTATCGCCGGGCCGCCGAACGAGCCAAGGCGGCGGGTTTTGATGGGGTGGAAATTCACGCGGCCAATGGCTATTTGATTGATCAATTCCTGCAATCCAAAACCAATCAACGCACCGATCGCTACGGTGGCAGCCTGGAAAATCGCTATCGGTTTCTGAGCGAAATTGTGGCAGCCGTAATCACAGTTTTCCCGTCCGATCGGGTGGGGGTTCGGCTTGCGCCCAATGGGATTTATAACGATATGGGTTCGCCGGATTATCGGGAAACCTTTACCTACGCGGCGCAACAGCTCAATGCACTGAATTTGGGCTATTTGCACGTTATGGATGGCCTAGCAATTGGGTTCCATAACTTGGGTGAACCGATGACCCTGAGCGAGTTTCGATCGGTGTTTTCAGGCCCCTTGATGGGCAATTGTGGCTATACCCAAGAAACGGCAGAAGCGGCGATCGCGTCGGGGAATGCAGACTTGATTGCTTTTGGGCGACCTTTCATCAGCAACCCGGACTTAGTTGAGCGGTTTGCCCATGATTGGCCCCTGGCTCCGGAAGCTCCGTTGGAGGTTTGGTACGCTTTTGACGAAAAGGGCTACGCGGATTTTCCCGCCTATCAAGCATCGTAG
- a CDS encoding ABC transporter ATP-binding protein codes for MSRTGKGRSHYWQLWPFVRAEAKTIALALACTVGFTAFWPVLAWLPGQLAEPIGTGQPDKILQLAGLAALIFLVRGAFQYGQDTLMAKAALRVAMTLRVRLYGHLQTLSLDYFERSQTGDLAYRLTGDVDRVGDAVGKVFHQFVPCVLQLVVVLGYMIYLNWQLTLATFAIAPLIAVLIAWFGDRLLSFARRSQDRIAGLAATIAEILAGIRLVQAFGAERTELDRFRQEAEAARHAKLQAAQAKAAQFVIVGFLEAMSVLVLFWLGSWQIGQGNLTGAGFISYVTAVALLIDPISITTSNYNEFKESEASVDRLFELLAVPPTVRDRPGAQPLPAITGRVEFHAIEFAYPSAAEPVLQGLDLTVRPGEAIALVGASGAGKSTIVNLLLRFYDPQGGQVCIDGIDLREVTLNSLRQQIAIVPQETILFSGSIAQNIALGNPKASRSAIEQAAQIANAHDFISQLSEGYNTWVGERGANLSGGQRQRIAIARAVLRDPKVLILDEATSALDSESESLVQEALDRLRRDRTTLTIAHRLATVRGADRILVVEKGQIVESGSHDQLLAQNGRYAAYYARQFRE; via the coding sequence ATGTCCCGAACCGGCAAAGGGCGATCGCACTATTGGCAACTGTGGCCCTTCGTGCGCGCGGAGGCCAAGACGATCGCCCTGGCGTTGGCCTGCACGGTGGGGTTCACGGCTTTTTGGCCGGTGTTGGCCTGGTTGCCGGGGCAGTTGGCCGAGCCGATCGGCACGGGTCAACCAGACAAGATCTTGCAATTGGCGGGCTTAGCAGCCCTGATTTTTCTGGTGCGCGGCGCGTTTCAGTATGGCCAAGATACCTTGATGGCCAAGGCGGCTTTGCGGGTGGCCATGACCCTACGGGTGCGGCTGTATGGACATTTACAAACCCTGAGCCTGGACTATTTTGAGCGATCGCAAACGGGTGACCTGGCCTATCGACTCACGGGCGATGTCGATCGGGTGGGAGATGCGGTGGGCAAGGTGTTTCACCAGTTTGTGCCCTGTGTGCTGCAACTGGTGGTGGTGTTGGGATACATGATCTATCTCAACTGGCAGTTAACCTTGGCTACCTTTGCGATCGCGCCCTTGATTGCGGTTTTGATCGCTTGGTTTGGGGATCGCCTGTTGAGCTTTGCTCGCCGCAGCCAGGATCGAATTGCGGGATTGGCGGCCACGATCGCGGAAATTTTGGCGGGGATTCGGTTGGTGCAAGCCTTTGGGGCCGAACGCACGGAACTCGATCGCTTCCGGCAAGAGGCCGAAGCGGCCCGACACGCCAAACTGCAAGCGGCCCAAGCGAAGGCGGCTCAGTTTGTGATTGTGGGCTTTTTGGAAGCCATGAGCGTGTTGGTGTTGTTTTGGTTGGGAAGCTGGCAAATTGGCCAAGGCAACTTAACCGGCGCGGGGTTCATTAGCTACGTGACCGCTGTGGCCCTGTTGATTGACCCCATTTCAATCACCACCAGCAATTACAACGAATTCAAGGAAAGTGAGGCCTCGGTTGATCGGCTGTTTGAGCTGCTGGCCGTGCCACCGACGGTGCGCGATCGCCCCGGGGCGCAACCCCTGCCCGCCATCACCGGCCGGGTGGAATTCCACGCGATCGAGTTTGCCTACCCGAGCGCGGCGGAACCGGTGCTGCAAGGGTTGGATCTGACCGTGCGGCCCGGTGAGGCGATCGCCCTGGTGGGGGCTTCCGGCGCGGGCAAAAGCACGATCGTCAATCTGTTGCTGCGGTTTTATGATCCCCAAGGGGGCCAGGTTTGCATTGATGGCATCGATTTACGAGAGGTGACCCTCAACAGCCTGCGCCAACAGATTGCGATCGTGCCCCAAGAAACGATCCTCTTTTCCGGTTCGATCGCCCAAAACATCGCCCTGGGAAACCCCAAAGCCAGCCGCAGTGCCATCGAACAAGCCGCCCAAATTGCCAACGCCCACGACTTCATTAGCCAACTCTCCGAGGGCTACAACACCTGGGTGGGCGAACGGGGAGCCAACCTGTCCGGCGGCCAGCGCCAGCGCATTGCGATCGCCCGGGCCGTGTTGCGAGATCCCAAAGTTCTGATTTTGGACGAGGCCACCAGTGCCCTCGATTCGGAATCCGAAAGCCTGGTGCAAGAAGCGCTCGATCGACTGCGGCGCGATCGCACCACCCTGACCATTGCGCACCGCCTGGCCACCGTGCGGGGAGCCGATCGGATTTTGGTGGTTGAAAAAGGGCAAATTGTCGAATCGGGCAGCCATGATCAGCTACTGGCCCAAAACGGTCGTTATGCCGCCTACTATGCTCGCCAGTTTCGTGAATAA
- the carB gene encoding carbamoyl-phosphate synthase large subunit, protein MPRRDDIRKILLLGSGPIVIGQACEFDYSGTQACKALRAEGYEVVLVNSNPATIMTDPEMADRTYIEPLTPEVVEKIIIKERPDALLPTMGGQTALNIAVALAKSGVLARYGVELIGAKLAAIEMAEDRKLFKEAMERIGVGVCPSGLANSLEEARDVARQIGSYPLIIRPAFTMGGSGGGIAYNQEEFEEIAQSGLDASPVSQILIEQSLLGWKEYELEVMRDLADNVVIICSIENFDPMGVHTGDSITVAPAQTLTDKEYQRLRDASIKIIREIGVETGGSNIQFSVNPETGDVIVIEMNPRVSRSSALASKATGFPIAKFAAKLAVGYTLDEISNDITQKTPASFEPTIDYVVTKIPRFAFEKFPGTPAVLTTQMKSVGEAMAIGRTFQESFQKALRSLETGRAGWGCDRDEKIPSLEQVRSSLRTPSPERVFTLRYAMQLGMSVEDIYELTGVDPWFLDKLQEILETEKLLKRTPLKDMSAAILLAAKQQGFSDRQIAYATKTSEDEVRAYRKGLGIVPVYKTVDTCAAEFEAYTPYYYSAYETSSLVLTGDEAETVAAETETLPSDRQKVMILGGGPNRIGQGIEFDYCCCHASFALQADGYETIMVNSNPETVSTDYDTSDRLYFEPLTKEDVLNIIEAERPKGVIVQFGGQTPLKLSVPLLTALQSNPDLPTEIWGTSPDSIDMAEDRERFEHVLRELNIMQPPNGIARSYGEALDIARRIGYPVVVRPSYVLGGRAMEIVYSDADLERYMTVAVQVEPDHPILIDKYLENAIEVDVDAIADHGGNVTIGGIMEHIEQAGIHSGDSACAIPSFSLPASALDTIRGWTIDLAKSLKVVGLMNIQFAVVTGDNGQPQVYILEANPRASRTVPFVSKAIGVPLAKMAVRVMSGKTLAELDFEQEVIPDRFALKEAVLPFEKFPGTDTILGPEMRSTGEVMGVDPDFGTAFAKAALGAGQRLPLAGTVFVSVNSRDKAAIVPVVKELLDLGFEVLATEGTRKVLHEHGLKAVQLTLKIHEGRPNIRDAIVNGQVQLVINTPAGEQAQFDDRAIRRTALVYKVPIITTIAGAKATAAAIRSLQSQPLTVKSLQEYLV, encoded by the coding sequence ATGCCCCGCCGCGACGACATTCGCAAGATTCTGCTCCTTGGTTCCGGCCCGATCGTGATTGGTCAGGCCTGCGAATTTGACTACTCCGGTACTCAGGCTTGTAAAGCGCTCCGGGCCGAAGGGTACGAGGTCGTGCTGGTGAACTCCAACCCAGCCACGATCATGACCGACCCAGAAATGGCCGATCGCACCTACATTGAGCCGCTCACCCCGGAAGTGGTTGAGAAAATCATCATTAAAGAGCGGCCTGATGCCTTGCTGCCCACCATGGGCGGCCAAACGGCCCTGAACATTGCCGTGGCCTTGGCCAAGAGCGGCGTGCTGGCTCGCTATGGTGTGGAGCTGATTGGGGCCAAGCTGGCGGCGATCGAGATGGCCGAAGACCGCAAGCTCTTTAAGGAAGCCATGGAGCGAATTGGCGTGGGCGTTTGCCCCTCGGGGTTGGCCAACTCCCTGGAAGAAGCCCGTGATGTGGCACGCCAAATTGGCTCCTACCCGCTGATTATTCGCCCGGCCTTCACCATGGGCGGCTCCGGCGGCGGCATTGCCTACAACCAAGAGGAATTTGAAGAAATTGCCCAGTCGGGTTTGGATGCCAGCCCCGTTTCACAAATTCTGATTGAGCAATCCTTGTTGGGTTGGAAGGAATACGAGCTGGAGGTGATGCGCGATCTGGCCGATAACGTGGTGATTATCTGCTCGATCGAGAACTTCGACCCGATGGGGGTGCATACGGGCGATTCGATCACCGTGGCTCCGGCCCAAACCCTCACCGACAAGGAATATCAGCGGCTGCGGGATGCCTCGATCAAGATCATCCGCGAAATTGGGGTGGAAACCGGCGGCTCCAATATTCAGTTTTCGGTGAACCCGGAAACCGGTGATGTGATTGTGATTGAAATGAACCCCCGGGTGTCGCGCAGCTCGGCTTTGGCTTCCAAGGCCACGGGCTTCCCGATCGCCAAGTTTGCCGCCAAGCTGGCCGTGGGCTACACCCTCGATGAAATTTCCAACGACATCACCCAAAAAACCCCAGCCTCCTTTGAGCCGACGATCGATTACGTCGTCACCAAAATTCCCCGGTTTGCCTTCGAGAAATTCCCCGGCACGCCCGCCGTGCTGACCACCCAAATGAAATCCGTGGGTGAGGCAATGGCGATCGGGCGGACGTTCCAGGAATCCTTCCAAAAGGCCCTGCGATCGCTCGAAACGGGTCGGGCCGGTTGGGGCTGCGATCGGGATGAAAAAATTCCTAGCCTGGAACAGGTTCGATCGAGCCTGCGCACCCCCAGCCCGGAGCGCGTCTTTACCCTGCGCTATGCCATGCAGCTAGGCATGAGCGTGGAGGACATTTACGAACTGACCGGCGTTGATCCTTGGTTCCTGGATAAGCTGCAAGAAATTCTGGAAACCGAAAAGCTGCTGAAGCGCACGCCCTTGAAGGACATGAGCGCTGCAATTCTGCTGGCAGCCAAGCAACAGGGCTTCAGCGATCGACAAATTGCCTACGCCACCAAAACCAGCGAAGACGAAGTGCGGGCCTATCGCAAAGGCTTGGGCATTGTGCCGGTTTACAAAACCGTGGACACCTGCGCCGCTGAATTTGAAGCCTATACGCCCTACTACTACTCCGCCTATGAAACCAGCAGCCTGGTGTTGACCGGTGACGAAGCGGAAACCGTGGCGGCGGAAACGGAAACCCTGCCGAGCGATCGACAAAAGGTGATGATCCTGGGTGGCGGCCCCAACCGAATTGGCCAGGGGATTGAGTTTGACTATTGCTGTTGCCATGCTTCCTTTGCGCTGCAAGCGGATGGCTACGAAACGATCATGGTTAACTCCAACCCGGAAACGGTTTCCACGGACTACGACACCAGCGATCGGCTCTACTTTGAACCGCTGACCAAGGAAGATGTGCTGAACATCATCGAAGCGGAACGGCCCAAGGGCGTGATTGTGCAGTTTGGCGGCCAAACCCCCCTAAAACTGTCGGTTCCTTTGTTGACGGCTTTGCAAAGCAACCCCGACCTGCCAACGGAAATTTGGGGAACTTCACCCGACTCGATCGACATGGCCGAAGACCGGGAACGGTTCGAGCATGTGTTGCGGGAACTGAACATCATGCAGCCCCCCAACGGCATTGCTCGCAGCTATGGTGAAGCCCTGGATATTGCCCGGCGGATTGGCTATCCGGTGGTGGTGCGGCCTAGCTATGTGTTGGGCGGTCGAGCCATGGAGATTGTCTATTCCGATGCGGATCTGGAACGCTACATGACCGTGGCGGTGCAGGTGGAACCGGATCACCCAATCTTGATTGATAAGTATCTGGAAAACGCGATCGAGGTGGATGTGGATGCGATCGCCGACCACGGTGGCAACGTGACGATCGGCGGGATCATGGAACACATCGAACAGGCCGGGATTCACTCCGGTGACTCCGCCTGCGCCATTCCCAGTTTCTCGCTGCCGGCCAGCGCCCTGGACACCATCCGTGGCTGGACGATCGACCTAGCCAAGTCCCTGAAGGTGGTGGGGCTGATGAATATTCAGTTCGCGGTGGTCACGGGCGACAATGGCCAACCTCAGGTGTATATCCTGGAAGCGAATCCCCGGGCCTCGCGGACGGTTCCCTTTGTTTCCAAGGCGATCGGGGTGCCCTTGGCCAAAATGGCCGTGCGGGTAATGTCTGGCAAAACCTTGGCCGAGCTGGACTTTGAACAGGAAGTGATTCCCGATCGCTTTGCCCTCAAGGAAGCGGTGTTGCCCTTTGAAAAATTCCCGGGCACCGATACGATTTTGGGGCCGGAAATGCGATCGACCGGGGAAGTGATGGGCGTGGATCCAGACTTTGGCACGGCCTTCGCCAAGGCAGCCCTGGGGGCGGGTCAACGGTTGCCCCTAGCCGGCACGGTGTTTGTGTCGGTCAACAGTCGCGACAAGGCGGCGATCGTGCCGGTGGTGAAGGAACTGCTGGACTTGGGTTTTGAAGTGCTGGCCACCGAAGGCACGCGCAAAGTGCTCCATGAGCATGGCCTCAAGGCGGTGCAACTGACCCTGAAAATCCATGAGGGCCGGCCCAATATTCGCGATGCGATCGTCAACGGTCAGGTGCAGTTGGTGATTAACACGCCCGCCGGGGAGCAAGCCCAGTTCGACGATCGAGCCATTCGGCGCACGGCCCTGGTCTACAAAGTGCCCATCATCACCACGATCGCCGGGGCCAAGGCCACAGCCGCCGCCATTCGATCGCTCCAATCTCAACCCCTAACCGTGAAATCCCTCCAGGAATATTTGGTTTAA